Proteins encoded together in one Thermoplasmatales archaeon BRNA1 window:
- a CDS encoding Undecaprenyl pyrophosphate synthetase, which produces MTSNSSIIKRQVYSSYEHKLEKEVAEGPVPKHLGIIMDGNRRYAKEFLGDNIDEGHELGEKKIEDVIDWCFDLGIRYVTVFAFSSENFKRDAEEVDFLMDLAENSFLMMADNPKIHANKVRIRAIGQIDKLPENVRKAIAYADERTSSYSDFVVSVCIAYGGRQEIVAAVREIAKKIQNGEIQPDDIDEEMLSLHMYTSDIPDPDLILRTSGEVRVSNFLLWQLAYSELYFTDVYWPGFRRIDLLRAIRTYQQRVRRYGS; this is translated from the coding sequence ATGACTTCCAACTCCAGCATCATCAAGAGACAGGTGTACTCGTCGTACGAGCACAAGCTGGAGAAGGAGGTCGCCGAGGGCCCCGTCCCTAAGCACCTGGGCATCATCATGGACGGCAACCGCCGTTACGCCAAGGAGTTCCTGGGCGACAACATCGACGAGGGACATGAGCTCGGGGAGAAGAAGATCGAGGACGTCATCGACTGGTGTTTCGACCTGGGGATTAGGTACGTCACGGTCTTCGCGTTCTCCTCCGAGAACTTCAAGCGCGATGCCGAGGAGGTCGATTTCCTGATGGACCTGGCGGAGAACTCCTTCCTGATGATGGCGGACAATCCCAAGATCCACGCCAACAAGGTCAGGATCAGGGCCATCGGTCAGATAGACAAGCTCCCCGAGAACGTTCGCAAGGCCATAGCCTATGCCGACGAGAGGACGAGCTCCTACTCCGATTTCGTCGTGAGCGTATGCATCGCATACGGCGGCAGGCAGGAGATCGTGGCCGCAGTCAGGGAGATCGCGAAGAAGATCCAGAACGGGGAGATCCAGCCCGACGATATCGACGAGGAGATGCTGTCCCTTCACATGTACACATCCGACATCCCCGACCCGGACCTCATCCTGAGGACCTCGGGCGAGGTGAGGGTATCCAACTTCCTCCTCTGGCAGCTGGCCTATTCGGAACTCTATTTCACCGACGTCTACTGGCCCGGATTCCGCCGCATCGATCTGCTAAGGGCGATCAGGACCTACCAGCAGCGCGTCAGACGCTACGGGAGCTGA
- a CDS encoding methenyltetrahydrofolate cyclohydrolase/5,10-methylenetetrahydrofolate dehydrogenase (NADP+), which produces MTANLILGKEVSEEIYAELRQRIEALKSKGIMPGLAVVLVGEDPASQVYVRMKGKKCEELGMHSVTIVMPESTTQEGLLAKVAELNADKSIDGFLVQLPLPKHIDENAIINAIDPAKDVDCFHPFNVGKMLIGEPDFMPATPAGVQQMLIRRNIETKGKHVVVVGRSNIVGKPMAAIMMQKGKGADSTVTVTNSRTENLAEITRTADILIVAIGKPKFVTADMVKEGAVVIDVGTNRVDDPAAKNGSRLVGDVDFDAVEKKASYITPVPGGVGPMTICMLMANAVHAAERRGSQ; this is translated from the coding sequence ATGACGGCCAACCTTATTCTCGGAAAGGAAGTGTCGGAAGAGATCTACGCGGAGCTCAGGCAGCGCATCGAGGCCCTGAAGTCCAAGGGAATCATGCCCGGACTCGCGGTCGTGCTCGTCGGGGAGGATCCCGCATCCCAGGTCTACGTCAGGATGAAAGGCAAGAAGTGCGAGGAGCTCGGAATGCATTCCGTGACCATCGTCATGCCCGAGTCCACCACCCAGGAGGGGCTCCTGGCCAAGGTGGCCGAGCTCAATGCCGACAAGAGCATCGACGGATTCCTCGTCCAGCTCCCCCTGCCGAAGCACATCGACGAGAACGCGATCATCAACGCCATCGACCCTGCCAAGGATGTCGACTGCTTCCACCCGTTCAACGTGGGTAAGATGCTCATCGGGGAGCCCGACTTCATGCCCGCGACCCCCGCAGGTGTCCAGCAGATGCTCATCCGCCGCAACATCGAGACCAAGGGCAAACACGTGGTCGTCGTGGGAAGGAGCAACATCGTCGGCAAGCCCATGGCAGCCATCATGATGCAGAAGGGCAAGGGGGCCGACTCCACCGTCACCGTCACCAACTCCAGGACCGAGAACCTGGCAGAGATCACCCGTACCGCGGACATCCTCATCGTCGCCATCGGCAAGCCGAAGTTCGTCACCGCCGACATGGTGAAGGAGGGTGCCGTGGTCATCGACGTCGGAACCAACAGGGTCGACGACCCCGCCGCGAAGAACGGCAGCCGCCTGGTCGGAGACGTGGACTTCGACGCCGTCGAGAAGAAGGCCAGCTACATCACCCCCGTACCCGGAGGAGTGGGCCCCATGACCATCTGCATGCTCATGGCTAACGCAGTCCACGCGGCCGAGAGGAGGGGCAGCCAATGA
- a CDS encoding Fe-S oxidoreductase yields MAKYDVVFLHAPSVYDFRKKPIFYGPVSDVIPSSPVFEMYPIGFMTISAHLMAAGFRARIVNIANLMLSSEKFDAEKKIRGLDATVFAIDLHWMPHAHGAIELAKIVKKYHPDAKVEFGGFTSSYFYDELIRRPEIDLVMRGDTTEEPTVRMMQALERGDDLSSVPNLVWKDAGGKVHDNGVTWSLTDLDSVIFDYGVMIKGVMKTMDIKGSLPWNNWAKVPLTSVFTVRGCSVNCAECGGSHYANRKVVCRSRPAFRSPEKLVEDMEGIQDYMKAPIFIVGDIRQAGQDYCDRLLKAARESGIRNHVVIELFNGAGGEHFSKIDHAFQGGWSIEFSPDSYDEIVRLALGKGYTNDAIDKTIPAAFGNGCSRLDLFFMTGLPKQTRESALDTAKGAEHLWSLVDRDAGLFIYDAPFAPFVDPGSRAFEEPEKWGYKLRARTLEDHRKLLDSPSWKHVLSYETEFMTRDDIGEVSYDAALVLTDAEMHSGRISEGAARERNDRTEIARDMMHKVDEALRLQDPEERDARLWEIKDEGVRLMDNTITNKNNLDWHSGSIWRNAPRVGIGVMKNMFRGRR; encoded by the coding sequence ATGGCGAAGTACGACGTCGTGTTCCTCCACGCGCCCAGCGTTTACGATTTCAGGAAGAAGCCCATTTTCTACGGGCCGGTCAGCGACGTCATCCCGTCATCCCCGGTATTCGAGATGTACCCCATCGGGTTCATGACCATCTCCGCGCACCTCATGGCCGCCGGATTCAGGGCCCGCATCGTGAACATCGCCAACCTCATGCTCAGCAGCGAGAAGTTCGATGCCGAGAAGAAGATCAGGGGCCTGGATGCTACCGTATTCGCCATCGATCTGCACTGGATGCCGCATGCCCACGGTGCGATAGAGCTAGCCAAGATCGTCAAGAAGTATCATCCGGACGCCAAGGTGGAGTTCGGAGGGTTCACCTCGTCCTACTTCTACGACGAGCTCATCCGCAGGCCGGAGATCGACCTGGTGATGAGGGGGGACACCACCGAGGAGCCCACCGTTAGGATGATGCAGGCCCTCGAGAGAGGGGACGACCTGTCATCCGTACCGAACCTCGTCTGGAAGGACGCCGGGGGCAAAGTGCACGACAACGGCGTGACCTGGTCCCTTACGGATCTGGACTCGGTGATATTCGATTACGGCGTCATGATCAAAGGCGTCATGAAGACCATGGACATCAAGGGCTCCCTCCCGTGGAACAACTGGGCGAAGGTCCCCCTGACCTCCGTCTTCACCGTCCGCGGCTGCAGCGTTAACTGCGCCGAGTGCGGAGGGTCCCATTACGCCAACAGGAAGGTGGTCTGCAGGAGCCGTCCCGCATTCCGCAGCCCCGAGAAGCTCGTGGAGGACATGGAGGGCATCCAGGACTACATGAAGGCTCCTATCTTCATCGTCGGGGACATCAGGCAGGCGGGACAGGATTACTGCGACCGTCTCCTCAAGGCGGCCCGCGAGAGCGGCATCAGGAACCACGTCGTGATCGAGCTGTTCAACGGCGCCGGAGGGGAACACTTCTCCAAGATCGACCATGCGTTTCAGGGCGGATGGAGCATCGAGTTCTCCCCCGATTCCTATGACGAAATAGTACGTCTGGCACTCGGTAAGGGATATACCAACGACGCCATCGATAAGACCATTCCCGCGGCCTTCGGCAACGGCTGTTCAAGGCTGGACCTCTTCTTCATGACCGGCCTTCCCAAGCAGACCCGCGAGTCCGCTCTCGATACCGCCAAGGGCGCGGAACACCTCTGGTCCCTCGTGGACAGGGATGCGGGGCTGTTCATCTATGACGCTCCTTTCGCACCTTTCGTCGATCCCGGGAGCAGGGCATTCGAGGAGCCCGAGAAATGGGGCTACAAGCTCCGCGCACGCACCCTCGAGGACCACAGGAAGCTCCTGGACAGCCCCTCATGGAAGCACGTCCTCTCCTACGAGACGGAGTTCATGACCCGCGACGACATAGGGGAGGTCTCCTACGATGCCGCGCTCGTCCTCACGGATGCGGAGATGCACTCCGGAAGGATCTCCGAGGGAGCCGCGAGGGAAAGGAACGACCGCACCGAGATCGCCCGCGATATGATGCACAAAGTCGACGAGGCCCTGAGGCTCCAGGACCCGGAGGAGCGCGACGCGCGCCTGTGGGAGATCAAGGACGAAGGCGTCAGGCTGATGGACAACACCATCACCAACAAGAACAACCTCGATTGGCACTCCGGTTCGATCTGGAGGAATGCACCCCGCGTGGGGATCGGGGTGATGAAGAACATGTTCCGCGGCAGGCGTTGA
- a CDS encoding RNA:NAD 2'-phosphotransferase: protein MINECEQHGYYRDDYCPVCGEKGKFVMSDFEVEKLGRTLAAVLRHGKYDLEMDPQGFVDMRDIISIVKENNPRMKWLRSRHIEALALTDPKGRYQIRGHNIRATYGHTIKLDLQLPTDRVPAYLYYPVSEEEGDIIMETGIRPTDRAMVHLSATYRDAVNAGRAHLDDPLILEVDTEACAEAGHPIGRAAKTVYLCDMVPADCVYEAEPPDSGEDD, encoded by the coding sequence ATGATCAACGAGTGCGAGCAGCACGGATACTACCGCGACGACTACTGCCCCGTCTGCGGCGAGAAGGGGAAGTTCGTCATGAGCGACTTCGAGGTCGAGAAGCTCGGCCGTACCCTGGCAGCCGTCCTCCGCCACGGGAAGTACGACCTCGAGATGGACCCCCAGGGATTCGTCGACATGAGGGACATCATCTCCATAGTGAAGGAGAACAACCCCCGCATGAAATGGCTCAGGTCCCGTCACATCGAGGCTCTGGCACTCACCGATCCCAAGGGTCGCTACCAGATCCGCGGACATAACATCCGCGCCACTTACGGGCACACGATCAAACTGGACCTCCAGCTCCCTACCGACCGCGTCCCCGCATACCTCTACTATCCCGTCTCCGAGGAGGAGGGGGACATAATCATGGAGACCGGCATCAGGCCGACCGACAGGGCGATGGTGCACCTGTCCGCCACCTACAGGGATGCCGTGAACGCCGGGAGGGCACACCTCGACGACCCCCTGATCCTGGAGGTCGACACCGAGGCGTGCGCCGAGGCCGGACACCCCATCGGTCGTGCGGCGAAGACCGTCTACCTCTGCGACATGGTCCCCGCGGACTGCGTCTACGAGGCAGAGCCCCCGGACTCCGGAGAGGACGACTGA